A part of Pectinophora gossypiella chromosome Z, ilPecGoss1.1, whole genome shotgun sequence genomic DNA contains:
- the LOC126380396 gene encoding mitochondrial import inner membrane translocase subunit Tim16 codes for MAKYIAQIIVLGTQVVGRAFARALKQEIAASQEAAKRAGGGPEGSRRAAANASTGLTLEEAMQILNIEKLEPEKIQKNYEHLFTVNDKAKGGSFYLQSKIVRAKERIDVEMKSKEPKPEQPQV; via the coding sequence ATGGCTAAGTACATCGCTCAAATAATAGTGTTGGGTACTCAGGTAGTTGGACGTGCGTTCGCGAGAGCTCTAAAACAAGAGATAGCTGCGTCACAAGAAGCTGCAAAGAGAGCTGGTGGAGGACCAGAGGGTTCGAGAAGAGCAGCAGCTAACGCTTCCACAGGTCTTACTTTAGAAGAAGCGATGCAGATTTTGAATATAGAAAAGTTAGAGCCTGAGAAAATACAGAAAAACTACGAACACTTGTTCACTGTCAACGACAAGGCTAAAGGTGGTTCCTTCTATTTACAATCGAAAATCGTCAGAGCCAAAGAGAGAATAGATGTAGAAATGAAGTCAAAAGAACCGAAGCCTGAGCAACCTCAAGTTTAA
- the LOC126380350 gene encoding transmembrane protein 169 — MAKVEQPIFILPKKRNGKKPNTITSHVDHIITVQGAVESDLPTKYKGGLSPVTEHVVNGIIHSTMDGLKSNMKINLPIINDVHDEEINETTADSQDKVPNVQKNGYQALATVHNSRDIIDLSPIYENSSDGYSSHGDLMETSENDILKSCKILNSDQNESSLATPNSLSQTQSENSFEMGILTDSLKNSAKRKKRVNIIQETIETENNDSEITALRVESEGSISPEFSLTENSKNNYLTMTGTIKRGKKKGQNVDVKLNISREELEIIEAAIVADEYNKMDISKCSLYNGPHIFLFSLLCIPFVTCISAAYSFYMATMTWYNIFTHVTEELNCVKKVFLAPIVILSYPFLIVIFTIGLGIYAGIVQLTFSGANWWKDVCDFEKGFYGWVCNTLGMSECSPYEVVVLMDVKPS; from the exons ATGGCTAAAGTAGAACAGCCAATATTCATCTTACCCAAAAAGCGAAATGGCAAGAAACCTAATACGATAACAAGTCACGTAGATCACATAATAACTGTGCAG GGTGCGGTAGAAAGTGATTTGCCAACTAAATACAAAGGCGGTCTGTCACCTGTAACAGAGCATGTTGTGAATGGCATCATACACTCTACAATGGATGGTCTGAAgtcaaatatgaaaataaacctACCCATAATCAACGATGTTCATGATGAAGAGATAAATGAAACCACTGCTGATTCTCAGGATAAAGTCCCAAATGTCCAGAAGAATGGCTACCAAGCATTAGCCACTGTTCACAACAGCCGAGACATCATTGACCTATCGCCAATTTATGAGAACTCTTCTGATGGATATTCAAGTCATGGAGATTTGATGGAGACTAGTGAAAATGACATTCTAAAAAGCTGCAAAATACTTAACTCTGACCAAAATGAGAGTTCATTAGCTACACCGAACAGCCTATCCCAAACACAGTCAGAGAACAGTTTTGAAATGGGTATATTGACCGATAGCCTCAAAAATAgtgcaaaaagaaaaaaacgtgTCAATATAATCCAAGAAACTATTGAAACTGAAAACAATGATTCAGAAATTACTGCTTTAAGAGTTGAATCTGAAGGTTCCATATCTCCAGAATTTTCTCTGACAGAaaattctaaaaataattatttgactATGACTGGCACAATAAAGAGGGGTAAGAAAAAGGGGCAAAATGTTGATGTTAAACTTAATATATCCAGAGAGGAGCTTGAAATTATTGAAGCAGCTATTGTAGCTGATGAGTACAACAAAATGGATATATCAAAGTGCTCCCTGTATAATGGTCctcatatttttctatttagctTACTTTGCATACCGTTTGTGACATGTATTTCAGCTGCATATTCATTTTATATGGCTACTATGACTtggtataatatttttacacaTGTAACTGAAGAGTTAAACTgtgttaaaaaagtatttttggcCCCGATTGTGATTTTATCATATCCTTTTTTGATTGTCATATTCACAATTGGCCTTGGAATTTATGCTGGGATTGTTCAACTGACGTTTAGTGGTGCAAATTGGTGGAAGGATGTCTGTGATTTTGAAAAAGGTTTTTATGGTTGGGTCTGCAATACATTGGGAATGTCTGAATGTAGTCCTTATGAAGTTGTTGTGCTGATGGATGTGAAACCATCCTAA